A part of Cannabis sativa cultivar Pink pepper isolate KNU-18-1 chromosome 6, ASM2916894v1, whole genome shotgun sequence genomic DNA contains:
- the LOC115725002 gene encoding vicianin hydrolase, with product MAFTQLLLIVFSLALSQATSSATIKPVPYAQPFNKTSFPKGFIFGAGTASYQSEGAASLDGRGPNIWDAFTREHPEKIWDRSNGDVAVDFYHRYKDDIKLMKKVGLDSFRFSIGWSRIFPKGTLREGVNPLGVKYYNDLINELLANGIKPFVTLFHFDTPLALEKDYAGWLSPKIVKDYSDYANFCFKTFGDRVKYWVTINEPNSFTMNAYNFGTFAPGRCSKHAGNCTAGNSATEPYIAAHHLLLAHANGVKIYREKYQAQQKGKIGITIVTHWFEPKHKTTADQRAASRALDFFFGWFAQPVTFGHYPLSMRLAARNRLPKFTPAESKLLKGSLDFLGLNYYTSNYAEAAPLTSIHNQSYSGDRQATLTADKNGIPIGTPTALGWLFIYPQGIRKLLLHLKEHYNNPEIYITENGLADARNDTLPVKEAIKDSLRIRYLHGHLSYLAQAIREGVRVKGYYVWTFWDDFEWDAGYTVRFGITYIDYKDNLKRYLKYSAYWLKRFLLH from the exons ATGGCATTTACTCAACTTCTGCTTATTGTTTTCTCATTGGCTCTCTCCCAAGCCACATCTTCAGCTACAATAAAACCTGTCCCTTATGCCCAACCTTTCAATAAGACAAGTTTTCCAAAAGGCTTCATTTTTGGAGCTGGGACAGCTTCTTACCAG TCTGAAGGAGCAGCATCCTTAGATGGAAGGGGTCCGAATATATGGGATGCTTTTACTCGTGAACATCCAG AGAAAATATGGGATCGAAGTAATGGAGATGTAGCTGTGGATTTTTATCATCGTTATAAG GATGACATCAAATTGATGAAGAAAGTTGGTTTGGACTCTTTCAGATTTTCCATCGGATGGTCAAGAATATTCCCAA AGGGAACACTCAGAGAAGGCGTCAATCCACTAGGCGTTAAATACTACAATGATCTGATCAACGAGCTTCTAGCCAAtg GAATCAAGCCATTTGTGACGTTATTTCATTTTGACACACCATTAGCACTTGAAAAAGATTATGCCGGCTGGTTGAGCCCTAAGATAGT GAAGGACTACTCAGACTATGCAAATTTTTGTTTCAAGACATTTGGAGATCGAGTAAAATATTGGGTTACTATAAATGAGCCCAATAGTTTTACCATGAATGCTTATAATTTTGGCACATTTGCCCCTGGCCGATGTTCCAAGCACGCCGGGAATTGTACTGCTGGTAACTCAGCCACTGAACCCTACATTGCAGCCCACCATTTGCTTCTTGCTCATGCCAATGGTGTAAAAATATACAGGGAAAAATATCAG GCACAGCAAAAGGGAAAAATTGGGATTACCATTGTTACTCATTGGTTTGAACCAAAACACAAAACAACAGCTGATCAAAGGGCAGCTTCTAGAGCTCTTGATTTCTTTTTTGGATG GTTTGCTCAACCAGTAACCTTTGGTCATTATCCGTTAAGTATGAGATTAGCAGCGAGAAATAGACTCCCCAAATTCACACCAGCAGAATCGAAGTTGCTGAAAGGGTCTTTAGATTTTCTTGGATTGAATTATTATACTTCCAATTATGCAGAAGCTGCTCCTTTAACAAGTATTCATAACCAAAGTTATAGTGGAGATAGACAAGCTACTCTCACTG CTGACAAAAATGGAATTCCAATTGGGACCCCG ACTGCATTGGGGTGGCTGTTCATCTATCCACAGGGCATCAGGAAGCTTCTGCTGCATTTAAAAGAACATTACAATAATCCAGAAATTTACATCACAGAAAACG GACTTGCTGACGCAAGAAACGACACTTTGCCTGTTAAAGAAGCTATCAAGGATAGCTTAAGGATAAGATACCTTCATGGCCACCTCTCATATCTTGCTCAAGCTATAag GGAAGGTGTAAGGGTGAAAGGATACTATGTTTGGACATTTTGGGACGACTTTGAATGGGATGCTGGCTATACAGTCCGTTTTGGCATAACTTATATTGACTACAAAGACAATTTGAAAAGATACCTCAAGTATTCTGCTTATTGGTTGAAGAGGTTCCTCCTTCATTAG